Part of the Nicotiana sylvestris chromosome 2, ASM39365v2, whole genome shotgun sequence genome, ggtttccaatcccctcatcaattctttGGATTTTTacggcaattaactcacgaaattttcctaatgaaactggggcagaaaatttcgtttgtttgttttgttttgtctcagcaggtctgacctcgaggcgcatggatcgagatgacctacagAGTGAGTCTCAATCCGaaataaagaaaggaagaaaagaacaaaaaagaagactgttcccaaatattggaacaaacaaagtgCAGGTTGCTCAAAATTTAATTAAATTCCCGAGCCCCACCAATCCCATCTCACTCAAATGCTGCAGAAAtgaacaagcgcctacaacttgcgagcatcacgATTCGGGTCttagtctacaagcagaatcagctaagacccaagatcaagttgcaaaagaattatagataggaatcttgtaactagcggttgataggcataagtagttagttcagtttcaattttctttggttgtaataaggaggtcggtaaagcaGTAGCGGCAACAACAAAatcagtaacaacaagcattgcaataccacggtagtcccagctaccaaaaaattcccgaactacattgacctgattcctgtttagcccaggatatgtaggaaatctttgaagcaaagattcggtcaaatctttcaaaaatgtgcttcacacggagtattccaacgggcaaaaatctctcatatccgctcactttatctttgcacaaaaacccttcgtgttttcgaacaaagaggggcagttgtgaacacgtgatttttgtttatacgacaattactccaaaagaaatcgaaaaatataataaattgtctttgtgtaaaattttgtgaatttgcgtggCACTTTGATAGTTATTTATAGTTTTTatctgtgattgtttagttttatcaattaaaaatacaaaaaatatatgtcgcgtgTAAATTTAGGGCtttgttctactattaggaataattaaattatattgattttttaaaagaataaaaatcacaaaaatattatttttggtaatttggtcatttttagCGTTAATGGTTGATTTTGCTTAATTGATATatgatattgtgtgttaattataaCTAAAAATCAATTAATGTCTGTGtggtataattttaatttttataatttatttttgggaattttgtaaattaggatttttaattagaaattaaagaagggaaaagaaaagagtgcaaaattgaggAAAAGATTCGGACCTGGGCTCGTGTTAAacccaaaaatcaggcccaaacacaTTAATCCAATCTGTCCCCCAGATACAAAAGAACGAGCCGTTTTGGCATTCTCCATCTGAATcgttggtcaaacagatccaaTGGTCCAGTTCAGGTCCCTcattaatccaaacgacgtcatttAGGCATGACCAATCGGGACCGTTCATCCTTTCCAATCCAACGGCTCCCAAGCTTTCCCTAGATACCCGACCCACTAATACCCGGATCGACCCATTCCcaacattaaaccaaacgacgtcgtctcttTAAGTTGAGagatcaaggccgttgatcatCAATGATCCAACGACCAAAATTCAACCCCCCGTCCCATATATAAACTTTCCCCCCTCACCCCCGcgccctaagccagaccccctCCCCCATCATCGTCCCCTTCCCAAACACCCTCAAGAACCTTAGCGCCGCCCATCCTTTCCCTCACCATAAGCCCGGCGGAAacaatgccggtgaccaccagattaacacccctagtgcacctcgaccccctggacaCGGATCTGCAAACCGTTGGTCTCAAATcttcccccatcgtctcgaatcttcatttgaagattcaagcCGGACCTCAGCCTacgccaaaccaccccaaatacATACCAGTTaaccctcctgacctccctcgtgaccaaaccaagcttggtttggtccgaatctaacaaGAAACTCCAAGTCCCAAATcaaccccaagaaccctagaaatccagaatCTGAGCGTTTTGTCCAATTAAACgaaagggttggggtctaatagaccttaataaaagtgttctcagttgagaacacttcagttaaagtccgttcaaccccaaaagaaGTCCGAGTCAGAATCCAAGACGGGTTCgtctgattttcatttttcttaaggtattttttctttctttgtcagTTCCGTGTTGTTTGTTTATGTGTTTAGATGTCAGTTTGATTTGTTTTCATTTTGTGTCGACTATTCTGTCCACCTTTcccggaccttttatttggtcgaatttttCTCTATTCACTGATTGAGTGTATGTGttttaaactatataatcgattgaaatgaatttggtcgattaattagtttccagggcaACTTTTGTTTTGGTCAGTACAACTTGAATCACCTGTTAATACTGTTGGATTCTGATCATTGGctttgattgtatgtgttgtaattcgcgtagtcgattcgatatatgtcgtcaattagtttcagtttggaATGGTAGTAATCTGAATCATGCTATTTAATTTGACTTACTGAGGCATTGTTGAATCAGTTGAGAATTGATTATCACTGTGTGTTAGTCTGTTAGTTGAATCAAAaatcacttaaggattggttatagctgtagtttTGATATAGATCCCAGAGTTTAGTTTTGAATTGATATGAAATTGCTGGCATGTTTACTCATTTTAGACCTTGGGGAGCATGTGCATTGTTAGTTTTTAATGAATTAAAGTagaatggacagcatgtgctgtcaggacatactcatgctgcccatacttgcttaatTTAATAAAGGATAAACCATTTTTAACAATGAAAAGAGGGCTGTCAGGGGGAATCTCATGGGGAATACCTTTCTTTTAAattgtgagtggaaaaacagaaaaGAGAAGATGGGGGAGGTCAGTTTTAATAGATTTTAACAGGCTGTGGAATAAAGGTATCTTCTTGGGCTATAAAAGGGAAGGGTTTTTCAGAGCTAGTGGGGCAGACAACCAAGAGTTTAAAAATCAGGGAGGAGAATAACTAGTTTTAGGAGGATAACCAAGAGTTTTAAGGATATAGAGAGAGTGCAGGGAGAACTAGGGAGAGGAGGGAATAGAGATATCACTTGAGACTTAAAATAGTTTTAAAAATAgttgacaaccaaaacaacagaAAGACTATTCCATTGAATTTTTCGATTCAGTTTCGAGTTTAGTAGTTGAAGTCGACATCTCAGTTTGATTTCAATTTGCATGAACTTCTTCTGCGATCTATTAGTTCAGCTTTAGTTTAAGTTCAAGTTCAGTTGAGTCTTTCGGGTGTTGATTGTGCTGTTGGGTTTTAACAAAACATTCCGGGCTGCCTTTGACTGTATTTCTGGGGTATTTGTGTGGTTGAAATTGCTGTGTTGCTGTTCGTTTGCCACTTTTACTCTACtgacccttcttcttcttcaattgtaagcacttccaggtacatacttctgaaaccatgtgttgttaaaagcttgaagttgaagaaaaaataaagaaatgaacgtcGCCTGCTTCATAGTACTTGTGTTCAAAATATAGCAATAGGTTGAATGAtagttagcctgtatttgtttaagctCATTCCGATTGCATTTATTCTGTATGAATTGGAACGTACCCTAACTGATATAGGCTGTTAAATAGTATGTTGTTAGATCAGACGTATCTCCATGTGCATAACAATTTAGTCTGATTTAGTGATGACAGTATAACgtagaatcatggcaagcatctgtatgtacTCCTGTTTGCATCTTTGAACTGTCAAACTTGTTATATCCGGACcaatttgatttcaagaaaaaCGTATCCCAAACAAATTTTCATATTGTCTTATGTTAGTACCAACGGGTTAGCCATGTATGTCAACTCTCTTGTTGGATTCCTTGTTTCAACATAGGTTTAATAAGGTAGATTAATCATTAATATTGGCATCGGCCCATCATTTAAACGAAGTGGCTATTAATAGGATCAGCAGGTTTTTACATATTTTGAAGCACGAAACAACGCAGCAATTTTAAGAACACTAATCTAATAGGCATGAGTTTGGTAAGATGGTTTGGCGTTTAGATCTAATAAACTCCCGAATAAGCATTAATAATTAAGGTTAATTTCAGCGCTAATAGTCGCGAACAATTATTCGTTTGTTCATATAATTATGAGGAGTTAATCTAGCTATAGGATAATTAATCACGTTCGAATATATTATTTTATCGTTCCCTATTTTGTTTATAATTCCTAGTAATGTTCCTTTCCGTTAACGTTCGTCtcaatctagcatttaatatgttacgccTCTTTTAAGCCTGTAACGGGTTAGGATTTtctctcatttattttagaaacgaatttaatagaaatgtagtcgttttaggatatccttaaaaataaatgagacgagccttgccaaaCAAAATGCACAAATCGCGGGGGCCTcgtaaatgtatatattaaatatttagaatttgggagggcccGTTTAGCGGATTTCACGActtttccccaaagataataacgtgttatactctttaggcgcgatttaattaaattacattcttaaattcgggtgcacatttatgtgacccaaatccaaatctcaacggagtcggaatgaaTTAAcgaccacgggcgcattgattatgacgtggttcgaaatgcattttcacgacgttgcaattccataaaaaataaataataataaaagtggttttaaacctaataaaagcacacaagttataacatgtattaaatcagatatttagccattataacaatttaagcgaccgtgctagaaccacgagattcgggggtgcctaataccttccctcgggtcaacataaTTCCTTTCTTAgattttggttcgcagacttcatttggaaagtcgaaaatttcctcgatttgggattcaagataaaccggtgacttgggacaccaaaagccaaacctttcccaagtggcgactctgaattaaataaataatcccatttcgaatattgtcacttaaattggaaaaactccctcgcgcatctatccttcggggtaggcgcgcaaaaaggaggtgtgacaccaacaacattgataacataagaataagagaagcaacattagcatcaatcattccataagagggaaCACAATGTAAGTACaactagcttctaagagtagagtatcttggaagctcgttcattacattatgtacaatcggagtagtgcaaaagaagaaaagtaatagcctcacataccttgtatatactacccaaatctcaagctatgcaattgtcacaactccttagtctacaataagagaaacaatactatcgttatcatttaagcgtcataactattatgtatcgaccataacctattttacgatgaaatggACAGAACctaccctatatatatgacttcacaccattcaaaacaatcaccaaacatcccaaacaacatcaataataaacatattgagcctccacAAATAGTCCAtgcacagcctaatcacttcatacatacgacgaccaccgtagtcgtatcaaatgacccggaaatgttacgaataactatcatcccacaaccctacatatatatggtgtttctccacacccttactcccccaaaaatccacaaaatagtagtaaaatacgcagcccaacagcaacgcaaaacagtccacaaaataataacattactaccaagcctttcgatatatatttcacaagttctagcttcaatggcttagccgcaacttggataatcttaaatacatatagagtaagaggttccttacctttacaaatagagaaaaactccaatttgaccatAAATTTCCAGGAAATATCCCTCCAATACTGCCACAACAACAggaaagcgaaactagcgatcaattagtgtttttcggcactagaatcactttagaaggcttgaaatcacctaggattgatattaagaacatgagggagtatttacaaaacataaaccctttaaaataacctcccacacgagctggaacaacacaaaaatgagcaacaacaagaagaacaagagacttactagcgccacgaaattcccgacacttgatttgtgttgtttgcccttttttgggccTTGAAtattgagaggatgttcctagggttctactgtctgaaaatagtgaaaagaaatgacttaaaatgggttggaggcatcctatataggtcaaAATATCTTAAATCGCCTTAGTgagccccatagagaggtgtttggcgtAGTCTCGCGAAAATGTGAGATCTCTCTACTCTGAGATTGTATCGATGgtcggtttaatgagttagaaactagactcctagatatttaattttgtgggtagatcacctcgtgattccttgtaaattaggagaaaatcttagaaatatttgacctaatgtttaagtaaaattatgaacctatgttgcgacaacttttgtcgacttttgtttcataactcgtttgaatTCAAGACAtatgatatggatattatatgattaaaatatcTTAATACATtccctcttgagtgtattaatcaccgctagatttacctgaaaatacgagttacaacaaccttgattcatttaacttctaatacttgttaatcaccctgaTACACTcctgtatcacttaagaccaataggattgacttcttatcatctcaaagatagttccttcttggatttatgttaactaatatatggcatgaactaacacatgtggatatgggttgtaacaccctcccccctagGAACATTAgccctcgaatgtaagggttcatgggaagtttaaatcatcgtggattccaatggaaattcctgatcaattttcccctataaaatggtcactagcaaaacttgcaagcaattaagcccaacatatggcctcacaaggctacacaaagcattatgcatatttacattatctacatatcaccattttgtattaaggaggaatattctcaaattattgcttacctcatagagtcgtttcaccttccaatgtctCCTGTGTTCTACCAACATCCTcattatcttcattctggaataggtaagggtatttagacttcatctcctcttcttctttccatgtcatttcttccacatttttgttcctccacaatactttgacggaagctacatcttttgttctcagcttgcagaCTTGTcaatctaatatcgccactggcacttcttcatatgataggtcctctgtaacttgtacatctttgatagggatgacttgagaagggtctccaatacatttccttaacatagatacatggaataccgggtggacaaattccaattcggatggcaattcttactcataagcaacctgtccagtTCGTCggagaattttatacggcccgatataccttggaatcagcttacctttcttcccaaaacgcataatacccttcattagtgagatcctcaggaaaacccaatcaccaatctTAAACtgtagatcacgacgtcggacatcagaataagatttttgcttgctttgtgccatcctcaattgctcctgtatcactttcaccttctcaatagttTGGTGAATCAAatatggcccatataattctgtttcaccgacctcgaaccatccaactggtgatctacatctcctcccgtatagtgccttgtatggggccattttaatactgtaATGGTAGccattattgtaggcgaattctgtgagtggaagatggtcatcccaattccccttaaaatctagaacacatgctcgtaacatatcttccagtgtctgaatggtacgttcagcatgtctgtcagtctgcggatgaaatacagtgctgagatttacttgtgtacCTAAATGCTTTTGGAaagacctccagaagttagccgtaaattgagctcctcggtctgatataatagatatgggcacaccatgaagcctaacaatctccttgatatacaacttcgcataatcttcagccgtgtaagttgtctttactggcagaaaatgggcacattttgtaagtcgatcaattatcacccagatggagtcaaacttatgataagagcgaggtaatccaataatgaagtccatattaatcacctcccacttccaggtcggaatctctatattttgaagcaatccaccgggtttctgatgttctatctttacttgttgacaattgggacactgggctacaaattctgcaatagacttcttcatattatcccaccaatactgctccttgacatcatgatacatctttgtcgagccgggatggatggaatatcgggattgatgaatctcattcataatcttctctcgcaaccctgccacattaggcacacacaatcggctctggtatctcagtgccccatcttttccgatcccaaaagccatacttttacactgttgaatgctttctcttaatcgtactaagataggatcttcatattgtcgtgcttttacctcggctaccaaagatgattctgatgtattctgtacagtaacacctccgtcatcagagtctaacaatctgattctcatattggctagctgatgaagctctttaatcaacccccatctacctgcctcaatatgtactaagcttcccattgatttacggctgagagcatctgccacaacattggctttaccgggatgatacaatatctcgacgtcgtagtctttcaataattcaagccacctacgctgcctcaaattcaactctttctgcttgaagatgtattgtaaactcttgtgatctgtgtagatgtcaacatggacgccgtataagtagtgccgccatatcttcaaagcatatattactgcagccaattccaaatcatgggttggataattcttttcatgcttcttcaattgtcttgatgcataagcaatcacattcccacgctgcatcaatacgcaccccaaacctatacctgaggcatcacaatataccacataaccttctgttccttcaggaagagtgagcactggtgcagatgtcaatcgattcttcagctcctgaaaactacgttcacaagtgtcagaccactggaatttggtagctttttgtgttaacttagtcaatggtgatgatatagaggaaaatccttctacaaaccgcctataatatcctgctagccctaggaagctgcggacttctgatggtgttgtaggtctcggccaattctttactgcatcgatcttctgagtgtcgacactaataccctcatcagatatcacatggccaaggaatgctactgagttcagccagaattcacatttggagagcttagcatataacttacgatcctgaagcgtctgtaatactatccgcaagtggcccgcatgttccgcctccgaacgagaatacactagaatgtcatcaatgaatacaatcacgaacacatcaagatagggcctgaatatagtattcatgagatccataaaagctgctggggcatttgttagcccgaacgacatcaccaagaactcaaagtgcccatatcttgtccggaaggccgtct contains:
- the LOC138886244 gene encoding uncharacterized protein, with the protein product MAPYKALYGRRCRSPVGWFEVGETELYGPYLIHQTIEKVKVIQEQLRMAQSKQKSYSDVRRRDLQFKIGDWVFLRISLMKGIMRFGKKASVKVLWRNKNVEEMTWKEEEEMKSKYPYLFQNEDNEDVGRTQETLEGETTL